A single genomic interval of Lacrimispora sphenoides JCM 1415 harbors:
- a CDS encoding DUF2264 domain-containing protein — protein MKLETKQDFRQWMFQVLNPLKPLYSKGCARLSLGDSGVTYPKVSIEMEAFSRPLWALVPLWLGGGKGFEEIYQKGLASGTDPSHPEYWGGFKDYDQRFVEMAAIASGLIFTPEKLWEPLSGEEKQNLAKWLYGINEYIIPDCNWQFFMILVNVALQKLGCRYSKERLASGLEKIESYYIEDGWYRDGGSSQKDYYISFAIHYYGLLYAVAMEEEEPERCLLFKERAKWFARDFIYWFDENGSALPYGRSLSYRFGEAAFWSAYVFAGLDDIPAGVVKGILARHLNWWTEQKIFDRDGVLTIGYGYPNLVMAERYNAPGSPYWGMKTLLCLGLPDDHPFWSAKAEDLPKLETVKMLKQADMVMHRHGKDVIAYPAGVCEKYGHGHVPEKYSKFAYSTRFGFSVAKSQIVLHENAPDSSLAFVIDGDDYVFVRKYSDSFEVLEDRVVSRWHPFQGITVTSTIIPKEYGHLRIHEIESQYDCTAYDCGFSVEKFTENYEQKEEGKGAFASSGEQDCMVSGEGPEAAGLIIEADPNTNVLYPNASIPAVSYRIKKGETIRLETKVESMIR, from the coding sequence ATGAAACTTGAAACAAAACAGGATTTTAGGCAATGGATGTTCCAGGTGTTAAATCCTTTAAAGCCATTGTACAGCAAAGGGTGTGCCAGGCTTTCCCTTGGAGACAGCGGTGTCACATATCCTAAGGTGAGCATAGAGATGGAGGCATTTTCCCGGCCATTGTGGGCACTGGTTCCCCTGTGGCTTGGGGGAGGCAAGGGATTTGAGGAGATTTATCAGAAAGGCCTTGCAAGCGGCACCGATCCTTCTCATCCGGAATACTGGGGCGGTTTTAAGGATTATGACCAGCGGTTTGTGGAAATGGCGGCCATTGCCAGCGGCTTGATTTTTACTCCGGAAAAATTATGGGAGCCTTTAAGCGGGGAAGAAAAACAGAATCTGGCAAAATGGCTTTACGGAATCAATGAATATATCATACCTGACTGCAACTGGCAGTTTTTCATGATTCTGGTGAACGTTGCATTGCAAAAGCTGGGCTGCCGGTATAGCAAAGAACGGCTGGCTTCCGGTCTTGAAAAAATCGAAAGTTATTATATAGAGGATGGCTGGTACCGGGATGGAGGTTCCAGTCAGAAGGATTATTACATTTCCTTTGCCATTCATTATTACGGGCTTTTGTATGCGGTGGCAATGGAGGAGGAAGAGCCGGAACGGTGCCTCCTGTTTAAGGAACGGGCAAAGTGGTTTGCCAGAGATTTTATATATTGGTTTGACGAAAACGGATCCGCTCTCCCTTACGGAAGAAGCCTGTCCTACCGTTTTGGAGAAGCAGCCTTCTGGTCTGCCTATGTATTTGCAGGCCTTGATGATATTCCGGCAGGAGTTGTAAAGGGAATCCTGGCACGCCATTTGAACTGGTGGACGGAGCAGAAGATCTTTGACCGTGACGGCGTGCTGACCATTGGGTACGGATATCCCAACTTAGTCATGGCGGAACGCTACAATGCGCCAGGCTCCCCTTACTGGGGGATGAAGACCCTTTTGTGCCTGGGGCTTCCCGATGATCATCCCTTCTGGTCTGCAAAGGCGGAGGACTTACCAAAGCTGGAGACGGTTAAAATGTTAAAGCAGGCGGATATGGTGATGCATCGCCATGGAAAGGATGTGATTGCCTACCCGGCAGGAGTTTGCGAGAAATACGGACACGGCCATGTACCGGAGAAGTACTCCAAGTTTGCCTATTCGACCCGGTTTGGATTTTCCGTTGCAAAAAGCCAGATCGTGCTTCATGAAAATGCTCCGGATTCTTCCCTGGCCTTTGTCATTGACGGAGATGATTACGTATTCGTCCGGAAATACAGTGACTCCTTTGAGGTTTTGGAAGACCGGGTGGTCAGCAGATGGCATCCATTCCAGGGGATTACGGTTACCTCTACGATTATTCCGAAAGAGTACGGCCATTTAAGGATCCATGAAATTGAGAGCCAGTATGACTGTACCGCCTATGACTGCGGTTTTTCTGTGGAAAAATTCACAGAAAATTATGAGCAGAAGGAGGAAGGGAAGGGAGCATTTGCATCCTCTGGAGAACAGGACTGTATGGTATCCGGCGAAGGCCCGGAGGCGGCAGGCCTGATAATAGAGGCTGATCCCAATACCAATGTGCTTTATCCCAATGCTTCCATACCGGCAGTTTCCTATCGCATTAAAAAAGGGGAAACCATTCGGCTGGAAACAAAGGTGGAAAGTATGATCCGATAG
- a CDS encoding sensor histidine kinase, with product MWMNKKQKLKASYYNSFFALIVIPILFIILLSIFIIRTMMVDSAVSNIRRAQDNIASTLGGEVKDASLRLSHFVYVNDNEVIKNAAKTNTKDVAEKYLYTKILTESFHYAMVPVQDILSAVFYMKDGDHTYMKDDITLGMEELRASSWYQEALAAPNVVKVGFYDRSVTNSRKNAYTLTIAAGLSPGMDVDRDGVIEMTALFVSSRTGGLIKDYNKERLLGSTMIVDKSGKVIFDAEGTMALLPRNISLEQSKFRYQANGRRFMGVVTEEPVTGLKIISVVSYEALIRSFNRTAAVIVAVTLFLFALFYRFSSYFLKSIIDPIHHTVEGMKKVEEGNLLVHVEPKGQEELRLMIHSFNRMTRRLKQLIQENEEQQQKKHEAEIRALQSQINPHFLVNSLNSIRFIAQMSKYESIARMAEALIKILSCSFRSNTGFYSLKEELEVLDSFIYLMKIRYSDGFDIKYEIEESCLSCLVPRLILQPVVENSIVHGFSGLMDEMGIIWMTAREADGFLFLEIRDNGKGMSEEELSRILNGEEEKEGKKDHVSIGITNVKTRLTLNYGESCEFEMESGKGRFTRTSIRIPIRRKEPEDQ from the coding sequence ATGTGGATGAATAAAAAGCAGAAATTAAAGGCTTCTTATTATAACAGCTTCTTCGCCCTCATCGTGATTCCTATTCTTTTTATAATCTTACTATCCATCTTCATTATCCGTACCATGATGGTGGATTCCGCAGTTTCCAACATCCGGCGTGCCCAGGATAATATCGCCTCCACTCTGGGCGGCGAAGTAAAGGATGCTTCTCTTCGTTTATCCCATTTCGTATATGTCAACGACAATGAAGTTATAAAAAATGCAGCAAAGACCAATACAAAAGATGTGGCTGAAAAATACCTGTATACGAAGATCCTGACCGAATCCTTTCACTATGCCATGGTTCCGGTGCAGGACATCCTGTCTGCCGTATTTTATATGAAAGACGGGGACCATACGTATATGAAGGATGACATCACCTTAGGCATGGAGGAACTGAGGGCCTCCTCCTGGTATCAGGAGGCTTTGGCAGCACCTAACGTTGTAAAGGTAGGTTTTTATGACCGCAGTGTAACCAATTCCAGAAAAAATGCCTATACCCTGACCATTGCCGCAGGCCTGTCACCCGGAATGGATGTAGACCGGGACGGGGTCATAGAGATGACGGCGCTGTTTGTCTCTTCCAGGACCGGAGGGCTGATAAAAGATTATAATAAGGAACGGCTGCTTGGATCTACCATGATTGTGGACAAGTCAGGAAAGGTTATTTTCGACGCAGAAGGTACGATGGCTCTTTTGCCCCGGAATATTTCCCTGGAGCAGTCCAAATTCCGGTATCAGGCAAATGGAAGACGATTTATGGGAGTGGTGACCGAAGAACCGGTAACCGGCTTAAAGATCATCAGCGTCGTGTCATATGAAGCCCTTATAAGAAGCTTTAACAGGACTGCAGCCGTTATTGTAGCGGTTACACTTTTCCTGTTTGCACTGTTTTACCGTTTTTCCAGCTATTTCTTAAAAAGCATCATTGACCCCATCCATCATACGGTTGAGGGCATGAAAAAGGTGGAGGAGGGAAATCTTCTGGTTCATGTGGAACCAAAAGGGCAGGAAGAGCTGCGCCTGATGATCCATTCCTTTAACCGTATGACAAGACGTTTAAAGCAGCTGATACAGGAAAATGAGGAACAGCAGCAGAAAAAGCATGAGGCAGAAATCAGGGCGCTGCAGTCTCAGATCAACCCTCACTTTCTGGTGAATTCCTTAAATTCTATCCGGTTTATCGCACAGATGTCAAAGTATGAGTCCATTGCCCGCATGGCGGAGGCGCTCATAAAAATATTATCCTGCTCCTTCCGCAGCAATACGGGATTTTATTCATTAAAAGAGGAGCTGGAGGTTTTAGACAGTTTTATCTATCTGATGAAAATCCGTTATTCCGACGGGTTTGATATAAAATATGAAATAGAGGAATCCTGCCTTTCCTGTCTGGTTCCGCGGCTTATTTTACAGCCTGTGGTGGAAAATTCCATAGTCCATGGTTTTAGCGGCCTGATGGATGAAATGGGAATCATCTGGATGACGGCTCGTGAAGCAGATGGATTTCTGTTCCTGGAGATCCGGGATAACGGAAAGGGAATGTCTGAAGAAGAGTTGAGCCGGATCCTGAATGGGGAAGAGGAAAAGGAAGGGAAAAAGGATCATGTAAGCATCGGAATCACTAATGTAAAAACCAGGCTCACGCTTAATTATGGCGAAAGCTGTGAATTTGAGATGGAAAGCGGAAAGGGCCGGTTCACAAGAACCTCCATCCGCATTCCCATAAGAAGAAAGGAACCGGAAGACCAATGA
- a CDS encoding glycoside hydrolase family 88 protein codes for METLLKEKKELTEVKCLEAMDFAVKQVKDNLKEFTDSFKKAYSEDGFYHPTPNVNWTTGFWTGQIWLAYEWSKAEELKTAGQIQAKSFLDRIDRKVEVDHHDMGFLYTPSCVAAYKLVGDETAKEAAIKAADQLISRFQPVGEFIQAWGPMNQRENYRFIIDCLLNLPLLYWATEETGDQKYRGIAEKHIHTAIANVIREDYSTWHTFFMNMETGEPDHGATCQGYKDGSAWARGQAWGIYGCALAYRYTKRPEYIEDFKHVTGYFLDHLPSDLVPYWDLEFGEGSEEPRDSSSASIAACGMLEMAKYMDESAAACYVSIAKKIMDSVVEHYAVKDLQESNGMVLHSTYSKKSPYNTCTPEGVDECNIWGDYFYMEALTRLSKDWNPYW; via the coding sequence ATGGAGACTTTGCTTAAAGAAAAAAAGGAGCTCACAGAGGTAAAGTGCCTGGAGGCCATGGATTTCGCTGTAAAGCAGGTGAAGGATAATTTAAAAGAATTTACGGATTCCTTTAAAAAAGCTTACAGCGAGGATGGATTCTATCATCCAACTCCCAATGTAAACTGGACCACCGGCTTCTGGACCGGACAGATATGGCTGGCTTATGAGTGGAGCAAGGCAGAAGAACTGAAAACAGCCGGACAGATCCAGGCGAAAAGCTTTTTAGACCGGATCGACCGCAAGGTGGAAGTGGATCATCATGATATGGGGTTTTTGTATACCCCTTCCTGTGTGGCTGCCTATAAACTGGTGGGTGATGAAACCGCAAAGGAAGCGGCAATCAAGGCGGCAGACCAGCTGATCAGCCGTTTTCAGCCGGTGGGTGAGTTTATTCAGGCCTGGGGGCCCATGAACCAGCGGGAAAATTACCGCTTTATCATTGACTGCTTATTAAACCTTCCTTTATTATACTGGGCCACGGAAGAAACCGGAGACCAGAAATACCGCGGGATAGCAGAAAAGCACATCCATACTGCCATTGCAAATGTCATAAGGGAGGACTATTCCACCTGGCATACGTTTTTCATGAACATGGAGACAGGGGAGCCGGATCATGGGGCCACCTGCCAGGGATATAAGGATGGCTCTGCCTGGGCCAGAGGACAGGCCTGGGGAATCTATGGATGCGCCCTTGCTTACCGGTATACAAAGCGGCCGGAATACATTGAAGATTTCAAGCATGTGACCGGATATTTCTTAGACCACCTTCCTTCAGATCTGGTACCTTACTGGGATCTGGAATTTGGTGAAGGCTCTGAGGAGCCGAGGGATTCTTCCTCAGCTTCCATTGCAGCCTGCGGAATGCTTGAAATGGCAAAGTATATGGATGAGTCTGCCGCCGCCTGCTACGTATCCATAGCAAAAAAGATCATGGATTCCGTTGTGGAACATTATGCGGTTAAGGATTTACAGGAATCCAATGGAATGGTGCTTCATAGCACGTATTCCAAGAAATCTCCTTACAATACCTGCACACCGGAAGGTGTGGATGAGTGCAATATCTGGGGAGATTATTTTTACATGGAGGCCTTAACCAGGCTGTCTAAGGATTGGAATCCATATTGGTAA
- a CDS encoding ABC transporter substrate-binding protein — MRKRVLALGLCAAMVIGVMTGCSSSNGTGETPKETTAKGQDEAPTEAGKPEAKEDLKGSLVFAIWDNNLMDYIDENDMVGKFQEKYPNADIEVEKIKDDSEYWNAMKMRTSANQLPDVMFNKPFTLSRFKDYLVDLSGLGAAKNNELASGYAMDGKVLGIPMTAGYEYVYYWKDMFKEAGVEVPTTWEDFEKTAQTLQDYYGKNDPDFMAIALGAKDEWPDYPYMEFMPALQGGNGQNWNDMAKTDAPFADGTDINKAYNKVNSLFSKNVFGKDPLGMGNDQVTSLFAQKKAAIIALGDWGLQNIQSGTDDASELGTFYLPVRDSKDDPFRVIVQGDSFMGVTTHSKNPELAKAFVEWFYSEEWYPGYINYVTSASSMKNFPKEKDPILAQADEQQPDRVLVMYDGGGDNFQAIQNDIAFDYKKLGAQMFTNGFDLKAELDGLNTKWAEARTKLGIK; from the coding sequence ATGAGAAAACGAGTGTTGGCTTTGGGGCTTTGTGCAGCAATGGTAATAGGGGTTATGACCGGCTGTTCCTCATCAAATGGAACCGGGGAAACTCCAAAAGAAACCACGGCGAAAGGTCAGGATGAGGCCCCGACAGAAGCGGGAAAGCCGGAGGCAAAGGAAGACTTAAAAGGCAGTCTGGTATTTGCCATATGGGACAATAACCTGATGGATTATATTGATGAAAATGATATGGTTGGGAAATTCCAGGAGAAGTATCCCAATGCAGATATTGAAGTAGAAAAGATCAAGGATGATTCCGAGTACTGGAATGCCATGAAGATGAGAACATCAGCAAACCAGCTTCCTGATGTTATGTTTAACAAGCCCTTCACCTTATCCAGGTTCAAGGACTATCTGGTGGATTTATCCGGGCTGGGAGCAGCGAAAAACAACGAGCTGGCCTCCGGATACGCAATGGATGGCAAGGTTTTGGGAATCCCGATGACAGCGGGTTATGAATACGTTTATTATTGGAAAGACATGTTTAAGGAAGCCGGTGTAGAGGTTCCCACCACATGGGAAGATTTTGAGAAAACAGCTCAGACCCTTCAGGATTATTATGGGAAGAACGACCCGGATTTCATGGCTATCGCTCTTGGCGCAAAGGATGAATGGCCGGATTATCCTTACATGGAATTTATGCCTGCACTTCAGGGCGGCAATGGACAGAACTGGAACGACATGGCAAAGACAGACGCTCCGTTCGCAGATGGAACCGACATTAACAAGGCATACAATAAGGTTAACAGCTTATTCAGCAAAAATGTGTTCGGCAAAGATCCACTTGGCATGGGCAACGATCAGGTAACATCCCTGTTTGCCCAGAAAAAAGCGGCTATCATTGCTCTGGGAGACTGGGGCCTGCAGAACATTCAGAGCGGTACCGATGATGCTTCGGAACTTGGAACCTTCTACCTTCCGGTAAGAGATTCCAAAGACGATCCTTTCCGTGTTATCGTACAGGGCGACTCCTTTATGGGAGTAACCACTCACAGCAAGAATCCGGAGCTGGCAAAGGCTTTCGTAGAATGGTTTTACAGCGAAGAATGGTACCCGGGATATATCAATTATGTAACCAGTGCATCTTCCATGAAGAACTTCCCCAAGGAAAAGGACCCGATCCTTGCCCAGGCAGATGAGCAGCAGCCGGATAGGGTACTGGTTATGTATGATGGCGGCGGAGATAATTTCCAGGCGATCCAGAACGATATCGCATTTGATTACAAGAAGCTGGGTGCCCAGATGTTTACCAATGGCTTTGATTTAAAAGCGGAACTGGATGGACTCAATACAAAATGGGCGGAAGCCAGAACCAAGCTTGGAATAAAATAA
- a CDS encoding glycoside hydrolase family 2 protein — METIKNFVDNIHNEAYKDSYASPCLGTDSYVIPGGRTEQSLDGAWNFSVDMYDNCLRAKWFLEQEVNPEGLRVPLDYGFDDWEEIQVPGVWNLAKPEYFYYEGPAVYSRRFSFKDSSKGHVFLRFGAVSYEARIFLNGKFLGVHKGGSTPFCVEVTEDLKEDNRLIVVADNTRRQDQIPSENTDWFLYGGIYRSVSLLCVPQTYIKDMKVSLADREKKEISVSVTLGGYEDFEEREAVFSIPELQVEEAVPLGADGRGQLTLELSGLSLWSPENPKLYEVFLNIRSGSKALDQVKDRVGFRTVETRGREILLNGTPVFLRGVCLHEETEDRGKSVTKEDIRQAFDWAKKMNCNFLRLAHYPHTEWVSELADEAGLLLWEEIPVYWWIDFTNPRTLEDGKNQLTEMMNRDYNRASVIIWSVGNENPDTDERYHFMKELAETAKEFDSSRLVSAACLVDAVNLRISDRLEKHLDVIGFNEYYGWYDPDYEKLADILEGSRPEKPVVISEFGGDGYLASGTEGSKVRGSEEEQKEIYKKQVEMFGKIDYIQGTAPWILFDYRTPKRLGKYQKGYNIKGLVTADRMREKPAFLIMKEYYEEVRKREQTDGDFA, encoded by the coding sequence ATGGAAACAATAAAAAATTTCGTGGATAACATCCATAACGAGGCTTATAAGGACAGCTACGCCTCCCCCTGCCTGGGGACCGATTCCTATGTGATCCCAGGCGGCAGGACAGAGCAGTCCCTGGACGGAGCCTGGAACTTTTCCGTCGATATGTATGATAACTGCTTAAGGGCTAAATGGTTTCTGGAGCAGGAGGTGAATCCGGAGGGGCTTAGGGTTCCTCTGGATTATGGCTTTGACGACTGGGAGGAGATCCAGGTACCGGGAGTATGGAACCTTGCGAAGCCGGAATATTTTTATTATGAGGGACCGGCGGTATACAGCCGCCGGTTCTCTTTTAAGGATTCTTCCAAAGGGCATGTGTTCTTGCGGTTCGGGGCAGTATCCTATGAGGCCAGGATCTTTTTGAACGGAAAATTCCTTGGTGTCCATAAAGGGGGGTCAACCCCATTTTGCGTTGAAGTTACGGAAGACTTAAAAGAGGATAACAGGCTGATCGTGGTTGCTGACAACACCAGACGGCAGGATCAGATACCAAGTGAGAATACGGACTGGTTTTTATACGGCGGCATTTACCGGAGTGTATCTCTTCTTTGCGTACCTCAGACTTATATTAAGGATATGAAGGTATCCCTTGCAGATCGGGAGAAAAAGGAAATCAGTGTATCCGTGACTCTTGGAGGTTATGAGGACTTTGAGGAAAGGGAAGCAGTATTTTCCATACCAGAGCTTCAGGTGGAAGAAGCAGTTCCCCTGGGAGCGGATGGACGGGGACAGCTGACGCTGGAACTCAGCGGACTTTCTTTATGGAGCCCGGAAAATCCTAAGCTGTATGAGGTTTTCCTGAATATTCGTTCCGGCAGTAAAGCACTGGATCAGGTGAAAGACCGTGTGGGCTTTCGTACCGTGGAAACCAGAGGCAGAGAAATTCTTTTAAATGGTACGCCGGTTTTCCTTCGGGGTGTCTGCCTTCATGAGGAGACAGAGGACCGTGGAAAGTCGGTTACAAAGGAGGACATCCGTCAGGCATTTGACTGGGCCAAAAAGATGAACTGCAACTTCCTCCGTCTGGCTCATTATCCTCATACGGAGTGGGTTTCGGAACTGGCAGATGAGGCGGGCCTTCTTCTATGGGAAGAGATTCCGGTTTACTGGTGGATCGATTTTACAAATCCCCGGACCTTAGAGGATGGGAAAAACCAGCTGACCGAAATGATGAACCGGGATTATAACCGGGCCAGTGTGATTATCTGGTCCGTAGGAAATGAAAATCCTGATACCGATGAGCGCTACCACTTTATGAAGGAGTTAGCAGAAACAGCAAAGGAATTTGATTCCAGCCGCCTGGTATCTGCCGCTTGTCTGGTGGATGCGGTGAACTTAAGGATCTCCGACAGACTGGAAAAGCATTTGGATGTCATTGGATTTAATGAATACTATGGCTGGTATGATCCGGATTACGAAAAGCTGGCTGATATTTTAGAAGGGTCCAGGCCTGAGAAACCGGTTGTCATCAGCGAATTCGGCGGAGATGGGTATCTGGCTTCCGGTACGGAAGGCAGCAAGGTACGGGGCTCTGAGGAAGAACAGAAGGAAATTTATAAAAAGCAGGTTGAAATGTTTGGAAAGATCGATTATATTCAGGGTACTGCGCCCTGGATTCTATTTGATTACCGGACGCCGAAACGGCTTGGAAAGTATCAAAAGGGATACAACATCAAGGGTCTTGTAACAGCGGACCGGATGCGGGAGAAGCCTGCCTTTTTAATCATGAAGGAATATTACGAGGAGGTAAGAAAACGTGAACAGACAGATGGAGACTTTGCTTAA
- a CDS encoding carbohydrate ABC transporter permease, whose product MNSLEKQKKRFIVCALVVPMVLLIGFVVFPAFDLIRMSFTNWDGYSKTYDHIGFGNYTAMFRNRDLWLSLRNNGVYFFGHLIFIPIELMFAVLLTSRLRASKFYKTMVFMPYIINGVAISYAFSYFFSPINGAFDEILTLFHLESLIRNWLSDPKIVNFVLAFVSLWRFSGYHVILFMAALQSLPQDVQEAARVDGANAWQMFKYIQIPSIMLMVDFVLFDNIRGALQVFDIPYVMTSGGPGYASSTFTLYTIDTAFKYSNFGLASTMAVAIMVMIVVIYLVQNKIIHGILKGGRK is encoded by the coding sequence ATGAATTCTCTGGAAAAACAGAAAAAAAGATTTATTGTATGCGCCCTTGTCGTTCCTATGGTACTGCTCATCGGTTTTGTGGTGTTTCCGGCCTTTGACTTAATCCGCATGAGCTTTACAAACTGGGACGGATACTCCAAAACCTATGATCATATCGGTTTTGGCAATTACACAGCCATGTTTCGGAACAGGGACTTATGGTTGTCCCTCCGCAACAATGGGGTGTATTTTTTCGGGCATCTGATATTCATTCCCATTGAGCTGATGTTTGCAGTGCTTTTAACCTCAAGGCTTAGGGCGTCAAAATTCTATAAAACCATGGTTTTTATGCCATATATCATCAACGGGGTTGCTATTTCCTATGCCTTTTCCTATTTCTTTTCTCCTATAAACGGAGCATTTGATGAGATATTAACCTTATTTCATCTGGAGAGCCTGATAAGAAACTGGCTGTCCGACCCTAAAATCGTCAATTTCGTGCTGGCCTTTGTCTCCCTGTGGAGATTTTCCGGGTACCATGTCATCCTTTTTATGGCCGCCCTGCAGTCTCTTCCCCAGGATGTACAGGAAGCAGCCAGAGTGGATGGAGCAAATGCGTGGCAAATGTTCAAGTACATTCAGATACCGTCTATTATGCTCATGGTGGATTTTGTCCTTTTCGACAACATCCGGGGCGCTCTTCAGGTGTTTGATATCCCCTATGTCATGACCAGCGGAGGACCGGGATATGCCTCCTCCACCTTTACGCTCTATACCATTGATACGGCCTTTAAATACAGCAACTTTGGCCTTGCTTCCACCATGGCGGTGGCGATTATGGTCATGATCGTTGTCATTTATCTGGTCCAGAACAAGATCATTCACGGAATTCTGAAGGGGGGAAGAAAATAA
- a CDS encoding response regulator transcription factor has product MRNVLIVDDDTIVRITLRSLINWEEMGYQIAADAIHGQQALEYIKDHPVDLVITDMKMPVMDGIGLLEELNRLKTMPAVLVLSGYDDFKLVRDAFRLGACDYLLKTGLTEEILAAMLKRLDEEVFHDHSNETGEEKNPVVKVPDSVLLVDMAMGRRSLDETFFYQEYLVMQFEIEDFHKASARFGEDFEEELIKPMLELAGQIPRVASRCILGAVAPSRYCLLYRITDPEQYRENAVSACKQLCNVWKHFMNLSVSAGISRPGNGTKDFLNRFEEAGEQLRLKYLKGKGKICDPWEKDTVSFQQVRQAGQDYEKLLKGLMVGDELAVWTEKKGFFSELYKMELKAAKEVCLHLICSIAWQLSDNHDDISALFAEEVNYYEKIGRLDEMRSLELWLNNYFRWIMDYNAHHADRKQADMMIRAKRFIMDNYANPELTLGSVASFIGLNEKYFSTRFTKEEGMTFSNYLTEVRIRKARELMETTDLKIYEISQSVGYNSVEHFTRVFKKLCKVSPGGYRK; this is encoded by the coding sequence ATGAGAAATGTCCTGATCGTGGATGACGATACTATAGTACGGATTACCCTGCGCTCCCTGATCAACTGGGAAGAGATGGGGTATCAGATTGCCGCGGATGCCATTCATGGCCAGCAGGCATTGGAATATATCAAGGATCATCCGGTGGATTTAGTAATCACCGATATGAAAATGCCGGTTATGGATGGGATCGGCCTATTAGAGGAGTTAAACCGCTTAAAAACCATGCCGGCAGTACTGGTTTTAAGCGGTTATGATGATTTCAAGCTGGTCCGGGATGCCTTCCGTCTGGGGGCCTGTGATTACCTGTTAAAGACCGGATTAACAGAGGAAATCCTTGCAGCCATGCTGAAACGTTTGGATGAAGAGGTCTTTCACGATCACAGCAATGAAACAGGGGAGGAGAAAAATCCGGTGGTAAAAGTCCCGGATTCTGTCCTTCTGGTAGATATGGCCATGGGAAGACGGTCCCTTGATGAGACTTTTTTTTACCAGGAATATCTGGTGATGCAATTTGAAATAGAAGACTTTCATAAGGCATCTGCCCGTTTTGGAGAGGATTTTGAAGAAGAACTTATTAAGCCCATGTTAGAGCTGGCCGGACAGATCCCCAGGGTGGCTTCCCGCTGCATTCTTGGAGCAGTGGCGCCTTCCCGCTATTGTTTGCTGTACCGCATCACCGATCCGGAGCAGTATAGGGAAAATGCAGTTTCCGCCTGTAAGCAGTTATGCAATGTATGGAAGCACTTTATGAACCTCTCCGTTTCCGCAGGGATCAGCAGGCCGGGAAATGGCACAAAGGATTTCTTAAACCGGTTTGAAGAGGCGGGAGAGCAGTTAAGGCTAAAGTATTTAAAAGGGAAAGGGAAGATCTGCGATCCATGGGAAAAAGATACGGTCTCCTTCCAGCAGGTCCGGCAGGCCGGACAGGATTATGAAAAGCTTTTAAAGGGTCTGATGGTAGGCGATGAACTGGCCGTATGGACGGAAAAGAAAGGCTTCTTTTCAGAACTTTATAAAATGGAATTAAAAGCTGCCAAAGAGGTCTGTCTCCATCTCATCTGCAGCATAGCCTGGCAGCTTTCGGATAACCACGATGATATCAGCGCCCTGTTTGCGGAAGAGGTCAATTATTATGAGAAAATCGGCCGTTTGGATGAAATGCGGAGCCTGGAATTATGGCTGAATAATTATTTCCGCTGGATCATGGATTATAATGCCCACCATGCAGACCGGAAGCAGGCGGATATGATGATCCGGGCAAAACGGTTCATTATGGACAATTATGCCAATCCGGAGCTTACACTGGGAAGTGTGGCAAGTTTTATTGGTTTGAATGAAAAATATTTCAGTACCAGATTTACGAAAGAAGAAGGGATGACCTTCAGCAACTATTTGACCGAGGTCCGCATTCGAAAGGCAAGGGAGCTGATGGAGACAACGGATCTAAAGATTTATGAAATCAGTCAGAGCGTTGGCTATAACAGTGTGGAGCATTTTACCAGAGTATTTAAAAAACTGTGCAAAGTAAGTCCGGGCGGGTACCGGAAATAA